The following are encoded together in the Halobaculum limi genome:
- a CDS encoding acyltransferase, whose translation MTDAYGYDDDGDYHASEVDPGATLKRDDGSKPQIGADPTIREGTIIYGDVVVGDRFTTGHHALVREGTTIGDDVLVGTNSVLDGDCTVGDGVSIQTGVYCPTGTTLGDRVFLGPHAVLTNDPYPLRTEGELTAPTLEDDVSVGANATILPGITVGEGAFVAANALVTKDVPPRTLAVGSPAEFRPLPEELTGGNSR comes from the coding sequence ATGACTGACGCGTACGGCTACGACGACGACGGCGACTACCACGCCTCGGAGGTCGATCCCGGCGCGACGCTGAAACGAGATGACGGCTCGAAGCCGCAGATCGGGGCAGACCCGACTATCCGCGAGGGAACGATCATCTACGGCGACGTCGTCGTCGGCGACCGGTTCACCACTGGCCACCACGCGCTGGTCCGCGAGGGAACCACCATCGGCGACGACGTCCTCGTGGGGACCAACTCGGTCCTCGACGGCGACTGCACCGTCGGCGACGGCGTCAGCATCCAGACGGGCGTGTACTGCCCCACCGGAACGACGCTCGGTGACCGAGTGTTCCTCGGTCCCCACGCCGTCTTGACGAACGACCCGTATCCGCTGCGGACCGAGGGCGAACTCACCGCCCCGACGCTCGAAGACGACGTCTCCGTCGGCGCGAACGCGACTATCCTCCCCGGCATCACCGTCGGTGAGGGAGCGTTCGTCGCCGCCAACGCCCTCGTCACGAAGGACGTCCCGCCGCGAACGCTCGCGGTCGGTTCGCCAGCAGAGTTCCGTCCGCTTCCGGAAGAACTCACGGGGGGGAACAGCCGGTGA